One Pseudodesulfovibrio cashew DNA window includes the following coding sequences:
- a CDS encoding 4Fe-4S binding protein, with translation MQLPYVKESTREYFREAKARGMSLLERIHGYVYVRWCYHYIGLAGDKDPWWRYLWVPLVALANWTTPFKPSRENPLGDPAQKKPTWGDTYHGKVMPGKEAVKLVKIGRAVNTEVPEQVLPFTRAREIVLGNPDSIVLLDCPCRSGMKNPCTPLDVCIIIGDPIASFMLDHHPDKARRISADEAVRVIKAENARGHVSHAFFKDVMLGRFYAICNCCSCCCGAMKAQAMGVPMLCSSGYLATVDPETCVKCGVCAPKCQFKAIGFDKDSAYIREDRCMGCGVCVDACAKNALSLHLAPEKGAPLTVQSI, from the coding sequence ATGCAACTTCCCTACGTAAAAGAATCCACCAGAGAATATTTCCGAGAGGCCAAGGCTCGGGGCATGTCCCTGCTCGAACGCATTCACGGCTACGTCTATGTTCGGTGGTGCTATCACTATATAGGCCTGGCCGGGGACAAGGACCCATGGTGGCGATATTTATGGGTGCCTCTGGTGGCTCTGGCCAACTGGACTACGCCGTTCAAGCCCTCCCGAGAAAATCCGCTGGGCGACCCGGCGCAAAAGAAACCCACCTGGGGCGACACATACCACGGCAAGGTCATGCCCGGTAAGGAAGCGGTCAAGCTGGTCAAGATCGGGCGCGCAGTAAACACGGAGGTGCCGGAGCAGGTCCTGCCCTTCACCCGGGCAAGGGAGATAGTGCTTGGCAACCCGGACAGCATCGTGCTCCTGGACTGCCCCTGCCGGTCAGGCATGAAGAATCCGTGCACCCCCCTGGATGTCTGCATCATCATCGGCGACCCCATCGCGTCGTTCATGCTGGACCATCACCCGGACAAGGCCCGGCGAATTTCGGCGGACGAAGCCGTGCGCGTGATCAAGGCGGAGAACGCGCGCGGGCATGTCTCACATGCCTTTTTCAAGGACGTCATGCTCGGACGCTTCTACGCCATCTGCAACTGCTGCTCCTGCTGCTGCGGGGCCATGAAGGCCCAGGCCATGGGCGTGCCCATGCTCTGCTCTTCCGGCTACCTGGCAACAGTGGACCCGGAAACCTGCGTCAAGTGCGGTGTCTGCGCTCCCAAATGCCAATTCAAGGCCATCGGATTCGACAAGGACTCCGCATACATCCGAGAGGACCGCTGCATGGGCTGCGGTGTCTGCGTCGACGCATGCGCCAAGAATGCCCTCTCCCTGCACTTGGCCCCGGAGAAAGGTGCACCACTGACGGTGCAAAGCATCTAG
- a CDS encoding substrate-binding periplasmic protein — translation MLLCLQMTAYARQPGRLVCDNWPPYEFEDGDTVQGFSTDVVRAVYKDMGVPIESITVLPWKRALTDLEQGKADALFSANDSPIRRRFAHFPTEPLAVSPWIVWSRKGDVPPTMDALKGRRVGVVIGFNYTPEFWDFITLYCHVQQVATDESNFLKLAQNRIDFTVAELHNGMYLLNKLALTGILPRPNLEIMRNGVYLIFNRKLVDQTFVKSFSDRLRIFKTGAAYRKLRLKYFGTEAQANELVP, via the coding sequence ATGCTGTTGTGCCTGCAGATGACAGCCTACGCCAGGCAGCCTGGGAGACTCGTTTGCGACAATTGGCCACCCTACGAATTCGAAGACGGCGACACGGTGCAAGGCTTTTCCACGGACGTGGTCCGAGCTGTTTACAAGGACATGGGCGTCCCAATCGAGTCAATCACGGTGCTCCCCTGGAAACGAGCGCTCACGGACCTGGAGCAGGGAAAAGCCGATGCCCTGTTTTCCGCCAATGATTCGCCGATCCGCAGACGTTTCGCCCACTTTCCGACAGAACCGCTGGCAGTATCCCCATGGATTGTCTGGAGCCGCAAAGGGGACGTCCCCCCTACCATGGACGCGCTCAAGGGCCGTCGTGTCGGTGTGGTCATCGGCTTCAACTACACCCCCGAATTCTGGGACTTCATCACGCTCTACTGCCATGTTCAGCAAGTGGCGACGGACGAGAGCAATTTTTTGAAACTGGCGCAAAACCGCATCGATTTTACCGTAGCCGAACTCCACAACGGGATGTACCTGCTAAACAAACTAGCCCTGACAGGCATCCTCCCCCGGCCAAACCTGGAAATCATGCGCAACGGCGTATACCTGATCTTCAACCGCAAGCTGGTGGACCAAACCTTCGTAAAGAGCTTTTCGGACCGACTGCGAATTTTCAAGACCGGCGCCGCATACCGTAAGCTGCGACTGAAATATTTCGGCACGGAAGCCCAGGCCAACGAGCTCGTGCCGTAA
- a CDS encoding YidH family protein, which produces MVPKEETRLELAEERNEESRVRSRLARQRTRLANQRTFLAWCRTALSFMAFGFVLEKVDVFLASQGQTVSAVLLRELGTLGKFTFMAGPVFVIFAGVRYYHLDKDLGFRDFGRSALPEVILMVAVVGAALLYVFS; this is translated from the coding sequence ATGGTTCCGAAAGAGGAGACTCGGCTCGAACTGGCGGAAGAGCGCAATGAGGAGTCGCGGGTTCGCTCGCGTCTGGCTCGGCAGCGCACTCGGCTGGCCAACCAGCGGACGTTTCTCGCCTGGTGCCGCACGGCTCTGTCGTTCATGGCCTTTGGCTTCGTGCTGGAGAAGGTAGACGTTTTTCTGGCGTCTCAGGGGCAGACCGTATCCGCTGTCCTGCTGCGCGAGCTCGGAACCCTTGGCAAGTTCACCTTCATGGCCGGGCCGGTCTTCGTGATTTTTGCCGGTGTCCGTTATTACCATTTGGACAAGGATCTCGGTTTCCGCGATTTCGGGCGTTCGGCCCTGCCGGAAGTCATCCTCATGGTCGCCGTGGTCGGTGCGGCCCTTCTTTACGTTTTTTCCTGA
- a CDS encoding multidrug resistance efflux transporter family protein, whose product MFRILLTGCLAALFFSSTFVLNRAMSLDGGHWVWSASLRYFWMLLLLAGWLAVSGRARLGIETLKLFRKHWIFWTVAGSVGFGVFYALITFSSVFTPGWVVAATWQLTILATPFVLLGFGRRVPLRAILLTLVIFAGVLLINVEQAATADLSSTLWGALPVLVAAFAYPFGNQLVWEARKGEKTWLPAIDHPAMDDSICRVLLLTLGSLPLWGVLIAVVSPPPPSTGQLVQTGIVAVCSGVVATSLFLYARHQAANTAELAAADCTQSMEVVFSLLGEALLLGHVIPGMLGWIGIGLTMLGLILYVKVQATG is encoded by the coding sequence ATGTTTCGTATTCTGCTCACCGGCTGCCTGGCCGCCCTGTTTTTCAGTTCCACCTTTGTGCTCAACCGGGCCATGTCTCTGGATGGCGGACATTGGGTCTGGTCCGCCAGCCTGCGCTATTTCTGGATGCTGTTGCTTCTGGCCGGGTGGCTGGCCGTCAGCGGCAGAGCGCGGCTCGGCATCGAGACCCTGAAGCTTTTTCGCAAGCATTGGATTTTCTGGACCGTGGCCGGATCAGTGGGGTTCGGTGTCTTCTACGCGCTGATCACCTTCAGTTCGGTGTTCACGCCAGGCTGGGTGGTGGCCGCCACCTGGCAGTTGACCATCCTGGCCACGCCCTTTGTCCTGCTCGGCTTCGGCAGGCGGGTGCCGCTGCGCGCCATCCTCCTGACCCTGGTCATTTTCGCCGGGGTGCTGCTGATCAACGTGGAGCAGGCCGCCACCGCCGATCTCTCCAGTACCCTGTGGGGCGCGCTGCCCGTGCTGGTGGCCGCCTTCGCCTATCCTTTCGGCAACCAGCTCGTCTGGGAAGCGCGCAAGGGCGAGAAAACGTGGTTGCCCGCCATTGACCATCCGGCCATGGACGATTCCATCTGCCGCGTGCTCCTGCTGACCCTCGGCTCTCTCCCGCTATGGGGCGTGCTCATTGCCGTCGTTTCACCGCCGCCGCCTTCAACGGGCCAACTGGTTCAAACCGGCATCGTGGCCGTGTGCTCCGGCGTGGTGGCGACCTCCCTGTTTCTCTACGCCCGGCACCAGGCCGCGAATACCGCCGAGCTGGCCGCTGCCGACTGCACCCAGTCCATGGAGGTGGTCTTCTCCCTCCTGGGCGAGGCGCTGCTGCTGGGCCACGTTATCCCCGGCATGCTGGGCTGGATCGGCATCGGCCTGACCATGCTCGGCCTGATTCTCTACGTGAAGGTCCAGGCAACGGGATAA
- a CDS encoding bifunctional aspartate transaminase/aspartate 4-decarboxylase yields MGNDMHPFVREAAEQTRKGFISRRDFFKYAACFGISAMSAGTLLGLSAPEIALAAEPDWKGLAKESPFEIKNRLIDMAEEACSKQQCSMINAGRGNPNFLNTTVRKGLSLLTLFAAETAESESPAPDTGLRIAKDGLAERFNAFIQAQRGAPGAVFLEQAMDYAARESGLDADELIFELTDGIQGDFYPDPPRIFPATEAIVNHYLDRVVFSGKPPKGKFNLFATEGATAAMIYIFNSLKENMVLTPGDKVAIVTPIFSPYLELPVLRDYGLEPVYIRGSEAMQWQVPDSEVAKLKDPKVKALYMVNPTNPTSVSLDADTVRRMAGTIKAHNPDMVIISDTVYASFVDEFNTFGALLPENILGVYSFSKYFGVTGWRLGVVMVHENCVIDRLIAALPKKKQAQLDLRYRLTSTKPGSIKFLDRLEMDSRQVALAHTGGLSGPQQAAMCLFSLFELLDETFAYKKSIMGILGKRWTALFKAVGLPEPKGNNLTRYYALIDLEQLATKLYGSGFAKSLSKRHALEFLFRLAGKYHTVCLPGAGFAGPAWSLRVALANISEEDCTAIGKNILAVMADYKKELG; encoded by the coding sequence ATGGGCAACGATATGCATCCGTTCGTCCGGGAGGCGGCCGAACAGACAAGGAAAGGCTTCATCAGCCGCCGCGATTTTTTCAAATACGCAGCCTGCTTCGGCATTTCCGCCATGAGCGCAGGCACGCTCCTCGGGCTCTCCGCACCGGAGATCGCCCTGGCGGCCGAGCCGGACTGGAAGGGGCTGGCCAAGGAGAGCCCCTTCGAAATCAAGAACCGGCTCATCGACATGGCCGAGGAGGCCTGTTCCAAGCAGCAGTGCTCCATGATCAACGCGGGCCGGGGCAACCCCAATTTTCTCAACACCACAGTACGCAAAGGGCTGTCGCTGCTGACCCTGTTCGCTGCTGAGACGGCGGAGTCAGAAAGCCCCGCGCCTGACACCGGCCTCAGAATAGCCAAGGACGGATTGGCGGAACGATTCAATGCGTTCATCCAGGCCCAGCGGGGGGCTCCGGGCGCGGTCTTCCTGGAGCAGGCCATGGACTATGCCGCAAGGGAATCGGGACTGGACGCGGATGAATTGATCTTTGAACTGACCGACGGCATCCAGGGCGACTTCTACCCCGACCCGCCGCGCATCTTCCCGGCCACCGAGGCCATCGTCAACCACTACCTGGACCGCGTGGTCTTCTCCGGCAAGCCCCCCAAGGGAAAGTTCAACCTCTTCGCCACCGAGGGCGCCACGGCGGCCATGATCTATATCTTCAATTCCCTGAAGGAGAACATGGTCCTGACCCCCGGCGACAAGGTGGCCATCGTCACGCCCATCTTCTCGCCCTATCTGGAACTCCCGGTCCTTCGGGACTACGGTCTGGAACCGGTCTACATCCGGGGTAGCGAGGCCATGCAGTGGCAGGTGCCGGACTCGGAGGTCGCCAAGCTCAAGGACCCGAAGGTCAAGGCCCTGTACATGGTCAACCCCACCAACCCGACCTCGGTATCCCTCGACGCGGACACGGTCCGGCGCATGGCCGGGACCATCAAGGCGCACAACCCCGATATGGTCATCATCTCGGACACGGTCTATGCGAGCTTCGTTGACGAGTTCAACACCTTCGGCGCGCTGCTGCCGGAGAACATCCTGGGCGTGTATTCCTTCTCCAAGTACTTCGGCGTCACGGGCTGGAGGCTGGGCGTGGTCATGGTCCACGAGAACTGCGTGATAGACCGGCTTATCGCCGCGCTGCCGAAAAAGAAACAGGCCCAGCTGGACCTGCGCTACCGGCTGACCTCCACCAAGCCGGGCAGTATCAAGTTCCTCGATCGTCTGGAGATGGACAGCCGCCAAGTGGCGCTGGCCCATACGGGTGGCCTGTCCGGCCCCCAGCAGGCGGCCATGTGCCTCTTCTCTCTCTTCGAGCTGCTGGACGAAACCTTTGCCTATAAAAAGAGCATCATGGGCATCCTCGGTAAGCGATGGACCGCCCTTTTCAAAGCCGTCGGCCTCCCTGAACCCAAGGGAAACAACCTGACGCGCTACTATGCGCTCATCGACCTGGAGCAGTTGGCAACCAAACTCTACGGAAGTGGATTTGCCAAAAGCCTGTCAAAGCGGCACGCCCTGGAGTTTCTCTTCCGTCTTGCTGGCAAGTACCACACGGTCTGCCTGCCGGGAGCAGGCTTTGCCGGACCGGCCTGGTCCCTGCGAGTGGCCCTGGCCAACATCTCGGAAGAGGACTGCACGGCCATAGGCAAGAACATCCTTGCGGTCATGGCCGACTACAAGAAGGAACTCGGCTGA